From the Chloroflexia bacterium SDU3-3 genome, the window CAGCGCCGCGAGGCCACCGTGGTGGTACGCAACCCCTGGGAGCTGCAGATGCAGCAGGGGCAGGCGCAGCAGTGGGGCTGCCCCTTCCTACAGGGCAAGCTGATCGGCATCTTCTCGCATGCGCTTGGTATCACATGCTGGGCCGACGAGGAGTTCATCGACGTGGAGGGCCAGCCTGCGGTGCGCTTCCACCTCCGCGCGTCGGCCACTACCATCACCGGCGAGATGGCCCGCCTGCGCGAGCAGCGCATCCGCCACGAGCAGCAGCACCTGGCCGCCGAGATCCAGCGGGTCGCGCAGCAGCTACAGGAGGCGCAGCAGGAGCAGGTGCGCATCCAAGAGCAGGCGCTACAGACTCAGGCGGCGCTGATCGCCGAGCTGTCGACGCCGCTCATCCCAATCACCGACCATGTGGTGATGATGCCGCTGATCGGGCATATGGACTCGCAGCGGGCGCAGCGCGTGATCGATACGCTGCTGCAGGGTATCTCGCAGCAACAGGCGGCCTTTGCCATCCTCGATATCACCGGGCTACCGATTGTCGACACTGGCGTAGCAAATATCCTACTGCAGGCGGCGCAGGCCGTGCAGCTGCTGGGCACCACCATGATCATCACCGGCATCCGCCCCGAGGTGGCGCAGACGCTGGTGGGGCTGGGGGCCGACCTCGGCAAGATCATCACGCTCAGCTCGCTGCAGAGCGGCATCGCCTACGCGCTTCGCCAGACCAGCTAGCCATCATTTCAACCACGCTCTCTGAACCAGAGCGATGAAGAGGACGATCGCCCTATGAGCGCTCAGCTTATCCACAGCAGCATACCGGCCCAGATCTTCAAGGCCCTGTTCGAGCAATCGCCCATAGCATCCAGCCTGTTCGACCGCGAAGGGCTGTTTGTGGCCATGAACGCGGCCAACGCCCACATCTTCCAGTTGGACCCGCAGCAGGTGCTGGGGCAGTTCAACATGATCACCGACCCACAGCTGGCCGCCGGTGGCTCCGCCGAGCGCCACCGCCGCGTGATGGCGGGCGAGATTGTGGTGGTGCCTGCGCACTCTTTTGATGCGCGGGCGGTAGGCGGGGCCGAGGAATGCTGGGTCGAGGCGATCTACGCCCCGCTGCGCGATGCCGAGG encodes:
- a CDS encoding STAS domain-containing protein: MTESPQETYEIELQNASFQWQLGQGQLHFFGLPAVLFWLNPSMLDMLQPFASEVGTPLFRLLIAERASRGTDSDYHAMVTTLGSTFEEGFLAWGRAVSAAGWGAFELHHYDTQRREATVVVRNPWELQMQQGQAQQWGCPFLQGKLIGIFSHALGITCWADEEFIDVEGQPAVRFHLRASATTITGEMARLREQRIRHEQQHLAAEIQRVAQQLQEAQQEQVRIQEQALQTQAALIAELSTPLIPITDHVVMMPLIGHMDSQRAQRVIDTLLQGISQQQAAFAILDITGLPIVDTGVANILLQAAQAVQLLGTTMIITGIRPEVAQTLVGLGADLGKIITLSSLQSGIAYALRQTS